A DNA window from Parabacteroides johnsonii DSM 18315 contains the following coding sequences:
- a CDS encoding ABC transporter permease, which translates to MVKHIWKMIWNQRGSNGWIFLELLLVFGGLWAMMDSMLVSWYIYRQPLGFDITNVYKINIGKKSAGIPGYQPDSLLATSEGEDLIRLVENIRRAEEVDEICVASTSCPYTWSNMWSQRVRADADTSVKANYYQCFEVTLPYFDVLRIKDREGHQLRPVVEKNVGTLAVSSDFEKELFEGESCVGKQLKWFAKSTETETIAAVTSPIRQNEFKVSTPCFYQLMRTDEEVAEWVSRRKAENMDCLVRMKNGFKADEMDAFLGKMGERLEVNNLYVSCVIPLEEQRPVILKGRLDNLKKKTALVGFMLVNVFFGIVGTFWLRTQYRRGELGLRSALGASQGILKRYLDVEGLSLLAFTVPLVLVFIVNILYFDLPDTGRMAYSGWRFLVTFGGAFLLLAGMIWVGIWFPARRIAKMNPAEALHYE; encoded by the coding sequence ATGGTCAAGCATATATGGAAAATGATTTGGAACCAGCGGGGCAGCAATGGCTGGATATTCCTGGAACTGCTGCTGGTGTTCGGGGGGCTTTGGGCGATGATGGACTCGATGTTGGTTAGTTGGTATATCTATCGGCAACCGTTGGGCTTCGATATCACGAATGTGTATAAGATAAACATAGGAAAGAAATCGGCCGGCATACCGGGTTACCAACCGGATTCGCTGCTGGCGACATCGGAAGGGGAAGACTTGATCCGTTTGGTGGAGAACATCCGCCGGGCGGAGGAGGTGGACGAGATTTGCGTGGCGAGTACTTCTTGCCCTTACACCTGGAGCAACATGTGGTCGCAACGGGTGCGGGCGGATGCCGATACGAGCGTGAAAGCCAACTATTACCAATGCTTCGAGGTGACACTTCCCTATTTCGATGTGTTGCGGATCAAAGACCGGGAAGGGCATCAGTTGCGCCCGGTGGTGGAGAAGAACGTGGGCACTCTGGCTGTTTCTTCTGATTTTGAAAAGGAGTTGTTTGAAGGGGAATCTTGTGTCGGTAAGCAGCTCAAATGGTTTGCCAAAAGCACGGAGACGGAAACGATTGCCGCAGTTACTTCCCCTATCCGCCAGAACGAGTTCAAGGTGAGTACCCCTTGCTTTTACCAGTTGATGCGCACGGATGAAGAGGTGGCCGAGTGGGTCTCTCGGAGGAAAGCAGAAAACATGGATTGCCTCGTCCGCATGAAGAATGGTTTCAAGGCGGATGAGATGGATGCCTTCTTAGGCAAGATGGGCGAGCGACTGGAAGTGAACAACCTGTATGTCTCTTGCGTGATCCCGTTGGAAGAGCAGCGTCCTGTGATCCTGAAAGGGCGGTTGGACAATTTGAAGAAGAAAACGGCTTTGGTCGGCTTCATGCTGGTGAACGTCTTCTTTGGCATCGTCGGCACCTTCTGGCTGCGGACGCAATACCGCCGGGGCGAACTAGGGTTACGGTCGGCATTGGGGGCTTCGCAGGGTATCTTAAAGCGCTATCTTGATGTGGAGGGGCTTTCGCTGTTGGCCTTTACGGTACCGTTGGTGCTGGTCTTCATTGTCAATATACTCTATTTCGATTTGCCCGATACGGGACGGATGGCCTATTCGGGGTGGCGCTTCCTTGTCACCTTCGGTGGTGCGTTCCTGTTGCTGGCCGGTATGATCTGGGTCGGTATCTGGTTCCCGGCACGCAGGATTGCGAAGATGAATCCGGCAGAGGCTTTACATTATGAATAA
- a CDS encoding ABC transporter permease, protein MFKQYFKQAIQMLKENRLTSVISILGTALSIAMILVVILQFQIKLVGFRPESNRGRMLYIMGIRADSRNSGDRNSTAMSDGVVKECLYPLQTPEAVTAIASNRAIVSLPNRQLFEEYVIKYTDPGFWKVFDFRFISGKPFTEADFSSGLPCAVITNTLARKLFGSEDPIGKEVLMGYVPYTITGVVEAPTRAANSAYADVWAPYTSNTNYVNSMSCGGVCGSFQGVILARSASDFDAIRTEIKQAVSRYNATGREFVLGMNFVFSRLDVALGSNDVNGGILKGWKEYLTQTAPLLLFLLLVPTLNLTGVVQSSVQKRRSEMGLRKAFGATKGRLLTQVLCENLIITLIGGLIGIVLSVILLQLCKSFLLTKETAVTFEMLFKPILFVAALFFTLLLNLLSAGLPAIRISREQIVDALNNK, encoded by the coding sequence ATGTTCAAACAGTATTTTAAACAAGCCATCCAGATGTTGAAGGAGAATCGCCTCACCAGTGTGATCTCGATCCTTGGAACGGCGCTTTCAATCGCGATGATATTGGTGGTGATCCTCCAGTTCCAAATCAAGCTGGTCGGTTTTCGTCCGGAGTCGAACCGTGGTAGAATGCTTTATATCATGGGAATACGAGCGGATTCACGGAATAGTGGAGACCGGAATTCGACCGCTATGTCCGATGGTGTCGTGAAGGAATGTCTTTATCCGCTTCAAACACCCGAAGCGGTGACGGCGATAGCGAGCAACAGAGCGATTGTCTCGTTGCCGAACCGTCAGTTGTTTGAGGAATATGTGATAAAGTATACCGATCCCGGTTTCTGGAAGGTCTTTGATTTTCGCTTCATTTCCGGCAAACCGTTTACGGAGGCGGATTTCAGTTCAGGCCTGCCTTGTGCGGTCATTACAAATACGTTGGCTCGTAAGCTTTTCGGATCGGAAGACCCGATCGGGAAAGAGGTGTTGATGGGATATGTGCCGTATACCATAACGGGAGTGGTGGAAGCTCCGACGCGAGCAGCTAATAGTGCTTACGCAGATGTTTGGGCTCCTTATACCAGCAATACGAATTATGTGAACAGTATGTCGTGCGGAGGTGTCTGCGGTAGTTTCCAAGGGGTTATCCTGGCTCGTTCGGCGAGCGATTTTGATGCGATCCGTACGGAAATCAAGCAAGCGGTCAGCCGTTATAATGCTACCGGTCGTGAGTTTGTCTTAGGGATGAACTTCGTGTTCTCTCGATTGGACGTGGCATTGGGATCGAACGATGTGAACGGAGGTATATTGAAGGGATGGAAAGAATATTTGACGCAAACGGCTCCTTTGTTGTTGTTCCTGCTGTTGGTACCAACCTTGAATCTGACAGGTGTCGTCCAGTCATCCGTCCAGAAACGCCGTTCCGAGATGGGGCTTCGTAAAGCGTTTGGAGCGACGAAAGGACGTCTGCTGACACAGGTCTTATGCGAGAATCTGATCATCACCTTGATCGGGGGCTTGATCGGGATCGTCCTGTCTGTAATTTTGCTTCAACTTTGCAAGTCGTTTCTTTTGACAAAGGAAACGGCGGTTACCTTCGAGATGCTTTTCAAGCCTATCCTGTTCGTTGCTGCCCTCTTTTTCACCCTGCTGTTGAACTTGCTGAGTGCCGGCCTTCCGGCAATCCGGATCTCCCGTGAACAGATTGTGGATGCGTTAAACAATAAATAA
- a CDS encoding ABC transporter permease has protein sequence MIKHILKIMWNQRRSNGWIFAELLVVAAVLWMMVDTFWVDYRTYHAPLGFDIGNVWRFKLSNLDVKAPGYVPDSLYHSSDPEDLTQLMTQIRQNPEVEDVCVTFYSCPYSSGNSWREVKPVDGDTIYAAHMESFQMRNVTPEYFRLFRIRTVDGEPVYDKVVGRHNVIVITPEMAEGFYHGAPDIVGRRVYHGGHDLSSEIAAVSTSIRTNEYERSEASYFQCLEGETYNSTISSFGASSAEFCVRMKRSYTQNEMNLFLDGMGERLRVNNLYVYGITPISSFREQQLSWKEREANNKMSLMAFMLVNVFFGIIGTFWLRMQNRKGEIGLRMALGAHRITLERYMYTEGLCLLVLTLPLLVIFAFNMAYMDQLDSYRQPLTFMRFLMTFSFTYLLMGAMICIGVWFPVRKAIRLAPAEALHYE, from the coding sequence ATGATCAAACATATTTTAAAGATAATGTGGAACCAGCGTCGTAGCAACGGCTGGATATTTGCGGAGTTGTTGGTAGTGGCAGCAGTGCTCTGGATGATGGTAGATACGTTCTGGGTGGATTACCGGACCTATCATGCTCCTTTAGGCTTCGATATCGGAAATGTATGGCGTTTTAAGTTAAGTAATTTGGATGTGAAGGCACCAGGTTACGTGCCCGATTCTCTTTACCATTCGTCCGACCCGGAAGATCTGACGCAGTTGATGACTCAGATCCGTCAGAACCCGGAGGTGGAGGACGTTTGCGTCACTTTCTATTCCTGTCCCTATTCGAGTGGTAATTCATGGCGGGAAGTCAAGCCTGTGGATGGCGACACTATCTATGCGGCTCATATGGAGTCATTCCAGATGCGCAACGTCACACCGGAATATTTCCGTCTTTTCCGTATCCGGACAGTTGATGGGGAACCGGTGTATGATAAGGTCGTAGGGCGGCATAACGTGATTGTGATCACACCGGAAATGGCGGAAGGTTTCTATCATGGTGCTCCGGATATTGTCGGCCGTCGTGTGTATCATGGCGGTCATGATCTGTCGTCTGAGATCGCAGCGGTTTCCACTTCCATCCGAACGAATGAGTATGAGCGTTCCGAAGCCTCTTATTTCCAGTGTTTGGAAGGTGAAACTTACAATTCAACCATCAGCAGCTTCGGTGCCAGTAGTGCCGAGTTTTGTGTCCGGATGAAACGTTCTTATACGCAGAACGAGATGAACCTGTTCTTGGATGGAATGGGAGAGAGGTTGAGGGTCAACAATCTCTATGTCTACGGCATTACCCCGATCTCTTCTTTCCGTGAACAGCAACTGAGTTGGAAAGAACGGGAGGCGAATAACAAGATGTCCTTGATGGCCTTTATGCTGGTAAATGTCTTTTTTGGTATCATCGGCACTTTCTGGCTTCGTATGCAGAACCGAAAAGGCGAGATCGGTCTCCGGATGGCTTTGGGGGCTCACCGTATCACGCTGGAACGCTATATGTATACCGAGGGACTTTGTTTACTTGTCTTGACATTGCCCTTGCTAGTCATCTTCGCCTTTAATATGGCTTATATGGACCAGCTCGATTCTTACCGCCAACCACTTACATTTATGCGTTTCCTCATGACTTTCAGTTTCACCTATCTTCTGATGGGTGCCATGATCTGTATAGGTGTCTGGTTTCCGGTACGTAAGGCGATACGGTTGGCGCCGGCGGAGGCATTGCATTATGAATGA
- a CDS encoding ABC transporter ATP-binding protein yields the protein MITLTNLEKIYRTKEIETVALENVNLTVDRGEFLSIMGPSGCGKSTLLNIIGLLDAPTYGTVEIAGVNTINMNDKQLAEFRNQKLGFVFQSFHLINSLNVLDNVELPLLYRKVSAKERRAAAEAVLEKVGLSHRMRHFPTQLSGGQCQRVAIARAIVGNPDIILADEPTGNLDSKMGAEVMELLHKLNKEDGRTIVMVTHNEEQAKQTSRTVRFFDGRQVM from the coding sequence ATGATAACACTTACAAATCTTGAGAAGATCTACCGGACGAAAGAAATTGAAACGGTAGCCCTGGAGAACGTGAACCTGACGGTCGATAGAGGAGAATTCCTGAGTATCATGGGGCCTTCCGGTTGCGGTAAATCTACACTGCTGAACATCATCGGGCTACTGGATGCCCCGACCTACGGTACAGTCGAGATTGCCGGAGTCAACACAATCAATATGAACGACAAGCAACTAGCCGAGTTCCGTAACCAAAAGCTAGGCTTCGTTTTCCAGTCTTTCCACCTGATTAATTCGCTAAACGTGCTTGATAATGTCGAACTGCCCCTTCTCTACCGCAAGGTCAGTGCCAAGGAGCGCCGTGCCGCAGCTGAAGCCGTACTCGAAAAGGTCGGCCTTTCTCACCGTATGCGCCACTTCCCGACGCAGCTCTCTGGCGGCCAGTGCCAGCGTGTCGCCATCGCACGTGCCATTGTCGGCAACCCTGACATCATCCTCGCCGATGAGCCGACCGGTAACCTGGACTCCAAGATGGGAGCTGAAGTCATGGAATTACTCCACAAGCTGAACAAGGAAGACGGTCGTACCATTGTCATGGTTACCCACAACGAGGAGCAGGCAAAACAGACAAGTCGTACGGTACGTTTCTTCGATGGGCGGCAGGTAATGTAA
- a CDS encoding phosphatase PAP2 family protein yields MKRILTLIFVLFVCLSGKAQEVEISGSRKAVRTSGDVLAFITPVASLTTVLVLQDWQGLKQGALAGVSTIGMTYALKYLIKKERPDGSDKHSFPSMHTSVSFTGAAFIQRRYGWKWGIPAYAIASYVGWSRTYAKKHDWWDVVAGAALGAGSAYIFTRPFATKHNLSISPVASDKHFGIYASMTF; encoded by the coding sequence ATGAAACGAATTCTTACCCTGATTTTCGTATTATTCGTTTGTTTATCGGGAAAAGCGCAAGAAGTTGAGATAAGCGGAAGTCGCAAGGCTGTCCGTACATCGGGTGATGTGTTGGCGTTCATAACGCCTGTAGCGAGCCTGACTACCGTGTTGGTATTGCAGGATTGGCAAGGATTGAAGCAAGGCGCTTTGGCAGGAGTTTCGACTATAGGTATGACATACGCTTTGAAATATCTGATTAAGAAAGAGCGGCCGGACGGTAGCGACAAACATTCGTTTCCTTCTATGCATACCTCGGTTTCATTTACGGGAGCTGCGTTCATCCAACGGCGCTATGGCTGGAAATGGGGAATTCCGGCTTATGCGATTGCCTCATATGTAGGATGGAGCCGGACATATGCCAAGAAGCACGACTGGTGGGACGTAGTGGCGGGAGCTGCTCTCGGAGCTGGAAGCGCCTACATTTTTACCCGTCCGTTTGCTACGAAGCATAACCTGTCTATCAGCCCTGTTGCGAGCGATAAACACTTCGGCATATATGCATCCATGACATTTTAG
- a CDS encoding diacylglycerol kinase family protein — protein MKNSGFTFRKRLASFRYAFNGIRLLIQKEHNAWIHCFATICVIIAGFSFGLSQTEWMAVVIVIGAVLSAEAINSSIESLADLVSPEYNEAIKKTKDLAAGAVLIMAIAAAIVGSIIFFPKLGF, from the coding sequence ATGAAAAACAGCGGCTTCACTTTTCGTAAACGACTGGCCAGTTTCCGGTATGCTTTTAATGGCATCCGTTTATTGATACAAAAAGAGCACAATGCATGGATACATTGTTTTGCTACTATTTGCGTGATTATAGCCGGCTTTTCTTTCGGTTTATCCCAAACAGAATGGATGGCGGTCGTGATCGTAATCGGAGCCGTATTATCGGCCGAAGCAATCAATTCATCCATTGAATCATTGGCAGATTTGGTCTCACCCGAATACAACGAAGCAATAAAAAAAACGAAAGACCTCGCAGCAGGAGCCGTTTTAATTATGGCAATAGCGGCTGCCATAGTCGGATCGATTATTTTTTTTCCTAAACTGGGATTCTGA
- a CDS encoding TolC family protein: MKKIYIAIISILLSGTGLQAQEQDTVRLTLKEAINLAQMQSVDAAVALNELKTAYWEYRTHIADQLPEINFKGTLPAYSKQYTKYQQSDGSYTFVQNNSLGLNGEISIDQNIALTGGKISLNSSLDFNRQLGKGAFNEYMSVPIGLTLTQPIFGVNDQKWKRRIEPVRYQEAKAAYIESVEGVTINTIGYFFNLLLANENLQIARQNLENADKLYEIAVAKRKIGHISESELMQLKLSALQMKGKLTEAQSGLNANMFQLRAFLGLSEQEVIEPILPESAPSLRMMYEVVLQKAQENNSFAKNIRRRQLEADYEVATAKGNRRSINLFATIGYTGKDHTFDSAYNRLKGNQVVEVGMTIPILDWGKRRGKVKVAESNRDVTLSKIRQEEISFNQDIFLLVENFNNQAAQLEIAQEADAIAEKRYKTSIETFMIGKINILDLNDAQQSKDEAKQKHIQELYDYWNYYYNIRSVTLYDFINDRTLDVEFEKIVRR, from the coding sequence ATGAAAAAGATCTATATAGCCATCATTTCTATTCTGTTGTCGGGTACCGGATTGCAGGCACAGGAACAAGATACTGTCAGGCTGACTCTAAAAGAAGCGATCAACTTGGCGCAAATGCAATCGGTGGATGCAGCAGTGGCCTTGAACGAGCTGAAGACTGCTTATTGGGAATACCGTACGCATATTGCCGACCAGTTGCCGGAGATCAACTTCAAGGGAACGCTTCCAGCCTACAGTAAACAGTATACTAAATACCAGCAGTCCGACGGTTCGTACACTTTTGTCCAAAACAATTCGCTCGGCCTGAACGGAGAGATTTCGATCGATCAGAATATAGCCTTGACAGGTGGTAAGATATCGTTGAACTCTTCTCTCGATTTTAACCGGCAGTTGGGGAAGGGGGCTTTCAACGAATATATGAGCGTACCTATCGGGTTGACGCTTACGCAGCCGATTTTCGGTGTGAACGACCAGAAATGGAAAAGGCGCATCGAGCCTGTCCGTTATCAGGAAGCGAAAGCCGCTTATATCGAGAGTGTGGAAGGAGTGACGATCAACACGATCGGCTATTTTTTCAACCTGCTGCTGGCAAATGAAAACTTGCAAATTGCCAGGCAGAACCTTGAAAATGCCGATAAGTTGTACGAGATAGCGGTTGCCAAGCGTAAGATCGGTCATATCTCCGAAAGCGAACTGATGCAGTTGAAGCTGTCTGCCTTGCAGATGAAGGGGAAGCTGACCGAGGCACAATCCGGTCTAAATGCCAATATGTTTCAGCTCCGCGCTTTTTTGGGGTTGAGCGAACAGGAAGTGATCGAGCCGATCCTGCCGGAGTCTGCCCCTTCTTTACGGATGATGTATGAGGTAGTGTTGCAAAAAGCGCAGGAAAACAATTCGTTCGCCAAGAATATTCGCCGTCGCCAGCTGGAAGCTGATTATGAGGTGGCGACAGCCAAAGGAAATCGTCGCAGTATCAATCTTTTCGCCACGATCGGTTATACAGGAAAAGATCATACGTTCGATTCCGCCTATAACCGATTAAAGGGAAATCAGGTGGTGGAAGTCGGCATGACGATCCCGATCCTCGATTGGGGCAAGCGCCGGGGAAAAGTGAAAGTTGCCGAATCTAACCGAGATGTGACTTTATCCAAGATCCGTCAGGAGGAGATCAGTTTTAACCAGGATATTTTTTTGTTGGTGGAAAACTTTAATAACCAGGCCGCTCAGTTGGAGATCGCTCAGGAAGCCGATGCGATTGCTGAGAAGCGCTACAAGACCTCTATCGAGACATTCATGATCGGTAAGATCAATATTTTGGACCTGAACGACGCGCAACAATCGAAGGATGAGGCTAAACAGAAGCATATCCAGGAGTTGTACGACTATTGGAACTACTATTACAATATACGAAGTGTCACCCTTTATGATTTTATCAATGACCGGACTCTTGATGTGGAATTTGAGAAGATCGTAAGGCGATGA
- a CDS encoding sigma-54-dependent transcriptional regulator → MILIIDDDAAVRSSLTFLLKRAGFEPEAVPGPEEALAVVRRMVPQLILMDMNFTLTTTGEEGIQLLKQVKIFQPDVPVILMTAWGSISLAVQGMQAGAFDFVTKPWNNLVLLKSIRTAIELSEQKKELETPLNRLDADNKFHFDKIIGQSAPLMDVLGTVSRIAPTNASVLITGESGTGKELIAEAIHTNSPRTKEPFVKVNLGGLSQSLFESEMFGHKKGAFTDAYIDRTGRFEMANKGTIFLDEIGDLELSCQVKLLRVLQDQTFEVLGDSRPRKVDIRVVSATNRNLREMVAERMFREDLFYRINLITVHLPALRDRKDDIPLLARYFADKQSEINGLPTVRFSSEALTFLQKLPYPGNIRELKNLVERTILVSGKAVLEASDFEGQCLHTTLSAKAEGAPSFEGLTLDELEKQTILQALKTHAGNLSHAAMALGISRAALYRRLEKYDIPVDK, encoded by the coding sequence ATGATCCTGATAATAGACGATGATGCAGCCGTTCGTTCTTCGTTAACTTTCTTGTTGAAACGGGCCGGGTTCGAGCCGGAAGCTGTTCCGGGACCGGAAGAGGCATTGGCTGTTGTACGCCGGATGGTGCCACAGTTGATCCTGATGGATATGAACTTTACACTGACTACGACCGGTGAAGAGGGGATACAACTGCTGAAGCAGGTGAAGATTTTCCAGCCTGACGTCCCGGTTATCCTGATGACGGCATGGGGATCCATTTCGCTTGCCGTGCAGGGGATGCAGGCAGGAGCTTTTGATTTTGTGACCAAGCCTTGGAACAATCTCGTTCTGCTGAAATCCATCCGTACGGCAATCGAACTGAGCGAACAGAAGAAGGAACTGGAAACACCTTTGAACCGCTTGGATGCCGATAATAAATTTCATTTTGATAAGATCATTGGCCAGAGTGCCCCGTTGATGGATGTGTTGGGGACGGTTTCCCGGATTGCTCCGACCAACGCTTCCGTTCTGATAACCGGCGAGAGCGGAACAGGGAAGGAGCTGATTGCCGAGGCGATCCATACGAACAGCCCTCGTACGAAAGAGCCGTTTGTAAAGGTCAACCTCGGCGGGCTTTCACAAAGTCTTTTCGAGAGCGAGATGTTCGGGCATAAGAAAGGAGCGTTTACTGACGCTTACATCGACCGTACCGGACGTTTCGAGATGGCAAACAAGGGGACGATCTTTCTTGACGAGATCGGTGATCTCGAACTGTCCTGCCAGGTAAAGCTGCTACGTGTCCTGCAAGACCAGACATTCGAGGTTTTGGGTGATAGCCGTCCTCGCAAAGTCGATATCCGTGTGGTTAGTGCGACAAACCGCAACTTGCGCGAAATGGTGGCTGAACGCATGTTCCGGGAAGATTTGTTTTATCGTATCAACCTAATAACTGTTCATCTGCCTGCGCTTCGCGATCGTAAAGATGATATCCCTTTGTTGGCACGTTATTTTGCCGATAAACAATCAGAGATAAACGGCTTGCCTACTGTCCGTTTTTCATCCGAAGCTTTGACCTTCCTGCAAAAACTGCCTTATCCGGGTAATATCCGTGAGTTGAAGAATTTGGTGGAGCGGACGATACTGGTATCGGGCAAGGCTGTTTTGGAGGCCTCTGACTTCGAGGGCCAGTGTCTTCATACGACATTGTCGGCAAAGGCTGAAGGGGCTCCTTCGTTTGAAGGCCTGACATTGGATGAGTTGGAAAAGCAAACGATTCTCCAGGCGCTGAAAACACATGCCGGTAATCTTTCACACGCTGCCATGGCACTCGGTATCAGTCGGGCGGCCCTGTACCGCCGTCTTGAGAAATATGATATTCCTGTAGACAAATAA
- a CDS encoding sensor histidine kinase, protein MRIKGLFWILTALLLSVLAIITYHAFYAESSFMFFFVEGIVILTIIYLFVFYSRIIKPLTIIGNGMDLLKEQDFSSRLSRVGQKEADRIVDIFNKMMEQLKNERLHLREQNHFLDLLINASPMGVIMLNLDKEVLSVNPAAHKMLGVPSLPDIVGKRLSELDSPLAAELEPIPLYDSQTVRLNDANIYKCTHSSFVDRGFHHSFYLVEMLTQEVFKAEKKAYEKVIRMIAHEVNNTTAGITSTLDTLEATFSEMQDTEDICEVLRVSIERCYSMSHFITKFADVVRIPEPQAKTQPLNAVVFSCKRFMETICLNRNIRIVMDLDPVSPIVNLDNSLFEQVLVNIIKNASESIDHDGEIYIRTSRNPVCLEIADTGKGIDKETEAKLFSPFFSTKRGGQGIGLIFIREVLQKHNCSFSLRTYADGLTRFRILFE, encoded by the coding sequence ATGAGAATAAAAGGATTGTTTTGGATATTGACTGCATTGCTGTTGTCTGTATTGGCGATTATTACCTATCATGCTTTCTATGCGGAGTCGTCTTTTATGTTCTTTTTCGTGGAAGGGATCGTGATCCTGACAATCATCTATTTGTTTGTGTTCTATAGTCGTATCATTAAGCCTCTTACGATTATAGGGAATGGTATGGATTTGTTGAAGGAGCAGGATTTCAGTTCCCGTCTGAGTCGTGTGGGACAGAAGGAGGCGGATCGTATTGTCGATATTTTCAACAAGATGATGGAACAGTTGAAGAACGAACGCTTGCATCTAAGGGAACAGAACCATTTCCTGGATTTGCTGATCAATGCCTCGCCGATGGGGGTGATTATGTTGAACCTTGATAAGGAAGTCCTTTCGGTCAATCCGGCGGCTCATAAGATGCTGGGAGTTCCTTCCTTGCCGGATATCGTGGGCAAGCGCCTGTCGGAACTGGATTCACCTTTGGCGGCGGAGTTGGAGCCGATCCCCTTATACGATTCGCAGACAGTCCGCCTGAACGATGCCAATATATATAAATGTACGCATTCATCGTTTGTGGATCGTGGCTTCCATCATTCTTTCTATTTGGTGGAAATGTTGACGCAGGAGGTCTTTAAGGCCGAAAAGAAAGCGTATGAGAAGGTGATCCGTATGATTGCTCATGAGGTGAACAACACGACTGCCGGTATTACTTCCACATTGGACACGCTTGAGGCGACCTTCAGCGAGATGCAGGACACAGAAGATATTTGTGAAGTCCTGCGTGTTTCGATAGAGCGTTGTTATAGTATGAGTCATTTTATCACGAAGTTTGCAGACGTGGTTCGCATACCGGAACCTCAAGCCAAGACACAGCCGCTGAATGCAGTTGTCTTTTCGTGCAAACGTTTTATGGAAACGATTTGCCTGAACCGGAATATCCGGATCGTGATGGATCTGGACCCTGTTTCGCCGATTGTCAATCTGGACAATTCACTCTTTGAACAGGTGTTGGTCAACATCATCAAGAACGCTTCCGAATCGATCGACCATGATGGTGAGATTTATATCCGTACCTCCCGTAATCCGGTCTGTCTAGAGATTGCCGACACTGGCAAAGGCATTGACAAGGAAACGGAGGCCAAGCTGTTCAGCCCTTTCTTTTCGACTAAACGTGGTGGCCAGGGCATCGGCTTGATATTTATCCGTGAAGTTCTCCAAAAACACAACTGTTCCTTTTCCCTCAGGACGTATGCGGATGGATTGACGCGGTTCAGGATTTTATTCGAATAA
- a CDS encoding tetratricopeptide repeat protein, whose product MKKIILLLAFCLSVGNLFAQDANADKLREEGDAAMTAKNYPEVVAKYSEYLKLTNYEDESRVFNCAFAAYNAKKYDDAIKFYDMAIQKGYKTDDAYVGKAMSLRSQDKAADFTATVEAGLKANAQNANLEKLLYAYCMKKGQAAQKAGKTEEAEELFKDVLVVGNAKYKGNALYSLGVMFYNAGAKILADANPIATSDPDKYAAEKKKADAQMAKAKGYLEQAIALNAADANSKKILDAINAAK is encoded by the coding sequence ATGAAGAAAATTATCTTATTACTGGCTTTTTGCCTGAGTGTAGGCAATTTATTCGCACAAGATGCGAACGCAGACAAACTGCGCGAAGAAGGGGACGCAGCCATGACTGCAAAAAACTATCCCGAAGTTGTAGCAAAGTACAGCGAATACTTAAAACTTACGAACTATGAAGATGAAAGCCGCGTCTTTAACTGTGCATTTGCAGCTTACAATGCTAAAAAGTATGACGATGCCATCAAATTCTACGACATGGCCATTCAAAAGGGCTATAAGACAGACGACGCTTATGTAGGCAAAGCTATGTCTTTGCGTAGCCAGGACAAAGCAGCCGATTTTACAGCAACAGTCGAAGCAGGTCTGAAAGCTAATGCCCAGAACGCAAATCTCGAAAAACTTCTGTATGCTTATTGCATGAAGAAAGGACAGGCTGCCCAGAAAGCAGGTAAGACTGAAGAAGCGGAAGAACTGTTTAAAGACGTATTAGTTGTAGGTAACGCCAAATATAAAGGTAACGCCCTTTACAGCCTCGGCGTTATGTTCTACAATGCAGGTGCAAAAATCCTGGCAGATGCCAACCCGATCGCAACATCCGATCCTGATAAATACGCAGCTGAAAAGAAAAAAGCAGATGCTCAAATGGCAAAAGCCAAAGGTTACCTGGAGCAGGCAATCGCTCTGAACGCAGCCGATGCCAATTCTAAAAAGATTCTGGATGCTATCAATGCAGCCAAATAA